The Nonlabens spongiae genome contains a region encoding:
- a CDS encoding lysophospholipid acyltransferase family protein, which yields MLKNSLEAILYYTSYPLLWVISRLPFTVVYWISDFVYFIVYYVINYRKDVIRGNLKIAFPELNEEQIKKLHRQNMKHFCDMFIEMIKSMGMSEKQMLKRFTCENVDLVNQYAGSSKPIICMYGHQASYEWTMALTKQMDFNVFGVYKPLRNKKFDGLIRRIREKFNAQLIPMKQASTKMRSQSKKGNVFFALVADQAPKRGRSSDFTKFFNRPTAVFRGGERFGKKYDGVVVFLRVTKIKRGYYTSRYELVTDSGASTEDWFITDKFFNLLEDQIRKQPAYYLWSHKRWRTIPAEKYATADFSPTIESP from the coding sequence TTGCTCAAAAACAGCTTGGAAGCCATTCTTTATTATACATCCTACCCTTTGCTCTGGGTGATCTCTCGACTTCCATTTACAGTAGTCTACTGGATCAGTGACTTTGTATATTTTATAGTCTATTACGTCATCAACTACCGTAAAGATGTCATCAGAGGTAATTTAAAAATCGCATTTCCAGAACTTAACGAAGAGCAGATCAAAAAGCTACACAGGCAAAATATGAAACATTTTTGCGACATGTTTATAGAAATGATCAAGTCTATGGGAATGAGCGAGAAACAAATGCTCAAACGATTTACCTGTGAAAATGTAGATTTAGTTAATCAATACGCTGGATCAAGTAAACCTATCATTTGTATGTACGGTCACCAGGCGAGTTATGAGTGGACTATGGCTCTAACTAAGCAAATGGATTTCAATGTTTTTGGAGTTTACAAACCGCTTAGAAACAAAAAATTTGATGGATTGATACGCCGCATAAGAGAAAAATTTAATGCGCAGTTGATCCCTATGAAACAAGCCAGTACAAAAATGCGTAGTCAATCAAAAAAGGGAAATGTATTTTTTGCTTTGGTCGCTGATCAAGCTCCTAAACGTGGCAGATCCAGTGATTTCACAAAATTCTTTAATCGCCCTACTGCCGTTTTCAGGGGTGGAGAACGTTTTGGGAAGAAATACGATGGGGTCGTTGTATTTCTAAGAGTCACCAAGATTAAACGAGGCTACTACACCTCTCGATATGAATTGGTCACAGATAGCGGCGCTTCAACTGAAGACTGGTTCATTACCGATAAATTTTTTAATCTGCTAGAAGATCAAATCAGAAAGCAACCCGCCTATTACCTCTGGTCCCACAAAAGGTGGCGCACCATACCAGCTGAAAAATATGCCACGGCAGACTTCTCTCCTACGATAGAATCGCCTTGA
- a CDS encoding rhomboid family intramembrane serine protease encodes MLNLDIATIVIIASNCVVSFKGFSDLLFKSKYLFNIAAIQRGEQYRFITSGFLHADERHLLFNMITLFFFAGTVVDRLGSLSMVIIYLVSLIGGNLLSYVFHKDEYHYSALGASGAVSGIIYAAILLDPSMRIYFGIPGYIFGIGYLIYSIYGMKVKRDNIGHDAHFGGAMTGFAVTLFYDFDIVYQQPLIVGAMLIPIIALFVLMKTGRI; translated from the coding sequence ATGTTGAATCTAGACATTGCGACCATCGTTATCATAGCTTCAAACTGTGTGGTCAGCTTTAAGGGTTTTAGCGACTTGCTATTCAAATCTAAATATTTGTTTAATATAGCTGCCATCCAGCGAGGAGAACAATATCGATTCATAACAAGTGGCTTTCTCCATGCAGATGAGCGCCATTTATTGTTCAACATGATCACACTTTTCTTTTTTGCAGGAACGGTGGTTGATAGGTTAGGCAGTTTGAGTATGGTGATCATCTATTTAGTAAGCCTCATAGGAGGGAACTTGTTGAGTTACGTCTTCCATAAAGATGAATATCACTACAGTGCTCTCGGAGCCAGTGGAGCTGTATCCGGTATTATCTATGCTGCAATTTTATTGGATCCCAGCATGCGTATTTATTTTGGGATACCGGGATATATTTTTGGGATAGGCTACCTTATTTATTCCATTTATGGGATGAAAGTGAAAAGGGATAATATAGGTCACGACGCGCACTTTGGCGGTGCCATGACGGGTTTTGCCGTGACATTGTTCTACGATTTTGACATCGTTTATCAACAGCCTTTAATCGTAGGCGCCATGCTTATTCCCATTATCGCACTGTTTGTGCTTATGAAAACTGGTAGAATTTAG
- a CDS encoding LysM peptidoglycan-binding domain-containing protein: MVKEKYDSVLKLGEKLNVQDGDVQVKGDKLEVRGTTKTQYEKNLLWDEIKRVGGENPQDIMADIKVADESVYAYHTVKSGESLSLIAKHYYGDPMKYKQIFAANTDILKNPDLIHPGQELKIPNE; the protein is encoded by the coding sequence ATGGTAAAAGAGAAATACGACAGCGTCTTGAAACTGGGCGAGAAACTAAACGTTCAAGACGGCGACGTGCAAGTAAAGGGCGATAAACTGGAAGTGCGCGGAACGACGAAGACCCAATACGAGAAAAACCTACTGTGGGATGAAATTAAAAGGGTAGGTGGTGAGAACCCGCAAGACATCATGGCTGATATTAAGGTTGCCGATGAGTCTGTATATGCCTATCATACCGTGAAAAGTGGCGAGTCACTTAGTCTGATCGCAAAACATTATTATGGCGATCCCATGAAATACAAGCAGATTTTTGCAGCGAATACCGATATTTTAAAGAATCCAGATCTAATTCACCCGGGACAGGAATTGAAGATTCCTAACGAGTGA
- a CDS encoding acyl carrier protein phosphodiesterase codes for MNFLAHVFLSKGDDFITIGNFIADSVRGKDFSKYPDRVAKGIMLHRYIDTYTDQHQIVRSSKDLIRKEYGHWSGVIVDIYYDHFLAANWKHYHQVPLETFAGNFYNLLESNHELLPKKVQNFLPYMVEQDWLSNYATIEGISRIFYQMNNRTRGKSKMDFAPIDLVIYYQQLEEHFQEFMQELMDYVDEIFPK; via the coding sequence ATGAATTTCTTAGCTCATGTTTTTCTATCTAAAGGTGATGATTTTATCACCATCGGTAACTTTATAGCCGATTCTGTTAGAGGCAAGGATTTTAGCAAATATCCTGATCGTGTGGCAAAAGGTATTATGCTGCACCGCTACATAGATACCTATACAGATCAGCATCAGATCGTTAGATCAAGTAAAGATCTAATCAGAAAAGAATACGGTCACTGGAGTGGCGTGATCGTAGATATTTATTACGACCATTTTCTTGCGGCCAATTGGAAACACTATCATCAAGTTCCGTTAGAAACTTTTGCCGGTAATTTTTACAATCTTTTAGAAAGCAACCATGAGTTGTTACCTAAAAAGGTTCAAAATTTTCTTCCCTACATGGTTGAGCAAGACTGGTTAAGCAATTATGCGACTATTGAAGGTATAAGCCGTATTTTTTACCAGATGAATAACCGCACACGAGGAAAAAGCAAGATGGACTTTGCTCCCATAGACCTAGTTATTTATTATCAGCAATTGGAAGAGCATTTTCAAGAATTTATGCAAGAGCTCATGGATTATGTGGATGAGATTTTCCCAAAATAA
- a CDS encoding YebC/PmpR family DNA-binding transcriptional regulator, producing MGRAFEFRKARKMKRWSAMSKAFTRIGKDIVIAVKEGGPDPDSNARLRAVIQNAKSVNMPKANVERAIKKATDKDTANYETVLFEGYAPHGIAVLVETSTDNNNRTVANVRSYFNKCDGSLGVSGSVEFMFDHKCHFRIAAGDHDLEELELELIDHGAEELFLDERDEDDDNSVDGIMIYAEFPNYGSMQKALEDLGAEILSSDFEYIPTVQKELTAEQREDVDKLLEKLDEDDDVNNVYTTMKDEE from the coding sequence ATGGGAAGAGCCTTTGAATTTCGCAAGGCGCGTAAGATGAAACGATGGAGTGCCATGTCTAAGGCATTTACGAGAATAGGTAAGGACATAGTCATTGCCGTGAAAGAGGGTGGGCCTGATCCAGATTCAAATGCACGACTTAGAGCCGTGATCCAAAATGCTAAATCGGTGAACATGCCTAAGGCAAACGTGGAGCGCGCGATCAAAAAGGCGACTGATAAAGATACCGCAAACTACGAGACCGTGCTTTTTGAAGGTTATGCACCGCACGGTATCGCCGTTCTGGTTGAGACCTCGACTGACAATAATAACCGTACCGTCGCAAACGTGCGCAGTTATTTCAATAAGTGCGATGGTAGCCTAGGAGTTTCTGGCTCGGTGGAGTTTATGTTTGACCATAAATGCCATTTCCGCATTGCGGCTGGAGATCATGATCTGGAAGAACTGGAGCTGGAACTAATCGATCACGGTGCAGAGGAGCTGTTCCTGGACGAGCGCGATGAAGATGATGACAACTCCGTAGACGGGATCATGATCTATGCAGAATTCCCGAATTACGGGAGCATGCAGAAGGCATTAGAAGATTTGGGAGCAGAGATTTTGAGCTCTGATTTTGAGTACATTCCCACCGTTCAGAAAGAGCTGACCGCAGAACAACGTGAAGATGTCGATAAGCTCTTGGAAAAGCTGGATGAAGATGACGATGTCAATAACGTCTACACCACCATGAAGGACGAGGAGTAG
- a CDS encoding lysophospholipid acyltransferase family protein has product MKVVLRPFLELLGVLIIPVVYLISLLPFKVLYFMSDGISHLLFYKFKYRREVVYANLKIAFPGKSEDWIKNTARESYRHFCDNLFETLKTVSISKKEILRRYKFLNLEQIESYHKLDRPVIALTGHQANFDWCMIGNEILESNLHSLYKPLKNRTLDWFLRNSRRRLGSRMIPMKKFRDYVKKLLQVKSPGIICIVADQSPKPSRRHHFTSFFNRPTASFTGFEEIGREYKLPLFFARIEKTGRGYYELEAIPMTTDTSQTEELEMIDLFYELLENQIKRQPECYMWTHKRWKVTMENTWGVLGSSPKLEKHI; this is encoded by the coding sequence ATGAAGGTAGTTTTAAGACCATTTCTAGAACTACTGGGAGTTTTAATTATTCCCGTGGTTTATCTTATATCACTATTGCCATTCAAGGTTCTGTATTTTATGAGCGATGGCATCTCTCATTTACTATTTTATAAGTTTAAATACAGGCGAGAGGTTGTTTACGCTAACCTTAAAATTGCCTTCCCTGGCAAGAGCGAGGATTGGATCAAAAACACCGCCCGAGAAAGTTACCGGCATTTTTGCGATAATCTCTTCGAGACTCTAAAAACAGTTTCCATCAGTAAAAAGGAAATATTAAGAAGATACAAATTCTTAAACCTAGAGCAGATTGAGTCCTACCACAAACTCGACCGTCCTGTCATAGCTCTTACCGGACATCAAGCAAACTTTGATTGGTGTATGATTGGAAATGAGATTTTGGAGAGCAACTTACACTCACTTTACAAGCCCCTCAAAAACAGAACCCTAGACTGGTTCTTGAGAAACTCGAGACGTAGACTGGGGAGCCGCATGATCCCGATGAAAAAATTCAGGGACTATGTAAAAAAATTACTTCAAGTCAAATCACCTGGAATTATCTGCATCGTTGCAGATCAATCGCCCAAACCATCCAGAAGACACCACTTCACCTCTTTTTTCAATCGACCTACCGCTTCATTTACCGGTTTTGAAGAAATAGGCCGTGAGTATAAACTTCCCTTATTTTTTGCACGTATTGAAAAAACAGGTCGTGGCTACTATGAATTGGAAGCCATCCCTATGACCACAGATACTTCGCAAACAGAGGAGCTGGAAATGATCGATCTCTTTTATGAGTTACTGGAAAACCAAATCAAACGTCAACCAGAATGCTATATGTGGACTCACAAACGCTGGAAAGTCACTATGGAAAACACTTGGGGTGTATTAGGCAGTTCTCCTAAGCTTGAGAAACATATCTAA
- a CDS encoding pyrophosphohydrolase domain-containing protein produces the protein MKKQIDAVALFHKSFKLNTQSSPTVAIPDERKKLRFELMKEENEEYFEAAMNNDTIEVADALGDMMYILCGTIIEHGMQGIIEEVFDEIQRSNMSKLGVDGQPIYREDGKVLKGPNYFKPDFSKILNK, from the coding sequence ATGAAAAAACAGATCGACGCTGTAGCGCTATTCCATAAATCATTTAAGCTTAACACACAATCCAGTCCTACTGTTGCTATTCCTGATGAACGCAAGAAGTTGCGATTTGAACTGATGAAGGAGGAAAATGAGGAATATTTTGAAGCAGCAATGAATAACGATACGATCGAGGTAGCAGATGCCTTGGGAGACATGATGTACATACTCTGCGGTACGATCATAGAACATGGTATGCAGGGCATCATTGAAGAGGTTTTTGATGAAATACAACGGTCTAATATGTCTAAACTGGGAGTTGATGGTCAACCTATCTATCGTGAAGATGGCAAAGTCTTAAAAGGTCCTAATTACTTTAAACCTGATTTTTCTAAAATTCTCAATAAATAA
- a CDS encoding endonuclease domain-containing protein, translating into MSKKIHSKSILKNHRRELRKNATPAERYLWTHLKNKQVYGLRFQRQHSIDNYIVDFYCASIKLIIELDGDYHLHPEQIDKDAKRDEKLEKLGFKVLRFENKMAFKNLDSILGWIKQVKDECME; encoded by the coding sequence ATGTCAAAAAAAATACACAGTAAATCGATTCTCAAAAATCACAGACGTGAACTGCGAAAAAATGCTACTCCAGCCGAGCGTTATCTGTGGACTCATTTGAAAAATAAGCAAGTTTATGGACTAAGGTTTCAACGACAGCATTCTATAGATAATTACATCGTGGATTTTTATTGTGCCTCGATAAAGCTAATCATTGAACTTGATGGCGATTATCACCTCCATCCAGAGCAAATAGATAAAGATGCTAAGAGAGATGAAAAACTAGAAAAGTTGGGCTTCAAAGTCTTGAGATTTGAAAACAAAATGGCATTTAAAAACCTTGATAGCATCTTGGGGTGGATCAAGCAGGTAAAGGATGAGTGTATGGAATAA
- a CDS encoding GAF domain-containing protein — translation MVQTISNAMMDMTLSLKLVVENYRHRLEEESSNFKKLYLSSLLRFADQNEELVNGFHPDELEYHKEAISVLLSELFPRALTLNEIKAATVPFTDILFNKTERFNNILQDAGEDFRLELMDQRFFDTFRMACGVILNRLYDRQIDFSSPIFCNIPDKNGMNRTYRVTYNADFVRVNLNEGYKKLSVKKINELLRNPDDEDLWKNTFAKGAYSFEGFGILSLTDVTMDRAISDLKTILLGNTDGEFSKTLDIQRIFRNMFNLDFLRVGFTAFDSYDGNFESMFHESADSFILGESVEKRCDDVLCHHSYSTLIEEKKPLVITDVENYAKQLNNKHLTNQLANQKAKSAILYPIVDHNTLIGVLEVISRQKFALNSFNVRKIDSVAQYITAALIRTEQEYQNRVKALIQTECTSIHSSVQWKFAREARRILKIRTRTGRFEPFKDIRFPDVHPLYGQIDIVGSSDARNESIKQDLVDQLSYVCEIFASAKAIEPLPIYDQISYRVFEYQKELADGQINADSEREIIKLLTEEINPVVKHLENLSSELKEMVQHYKQKIDPTSGVIYSSRTIYDDTVQEINESLSNFIDRKQLEAQEICPHYFERFKTDGVEHNIYVGASIAPKVDFNVVYLYNLRLWQLKTMIEMENKFYSLQKDRKNLIQAASMILVFDNTLSIRYRIDEKRFDVDGTYNARYEVIKKRIDKAHIKGTDERVTQKGKIAIVYTNKETEREYQRYISFLQHNKMISNEVESLELEDVQGVIGLKALRVKVLYHITDHHEDYDGDAITYDTMIDQLNIPELNQ, via the coding sequence ATGGTCCAGACTATTTCAAACGCTATGATGGATATGACTTTAAGCCTCAAACTGGTAGTGGAAAACTACCGCCATAGGCTAGAAGAAGAATCCAGTAATTTTAAAAAACTGTATCTATCATCCCTGCTCAGGTTTGCCGACCAAAATGAAGAGCTGGTAAATGGTTTCCATCCAGATGAGCTAGAGTATCACAAGGAAGCCATTAGTGTACTCTTATCTGAGCTGTTTCCCAGAGCTCTCACTTTAAATGAGATAAAAGCAGCTACGGTTCCTTTTACAGATATTCTTTTCAACAAGACCGAAAGGTTCAACAATATCTTGCAGGATGCTGGTGAAGACTTCAGGCTTGAACTAATGGATCAAAGGTTTTTTGACACCTTTAGAATGGCTTGTGGTGTCATACTCAACCGTTTGTATGATCGTCAGATCGATTTTAGTAGCCCTATCTTCTGTAATATACCCGATAAAAATGGTATGAATCGTACCTATAGGGTTACCTACAATGCAGATTTTGTAAGAGTCAATTTAAACGAAGGCTACAAAAAGCTATCAGTTAAAAAAATAAACGAGTTGCTGCGCAATCCAGATGATGAAGATCTATGGAAAAACACGTTTGCAAAGGGGGCGTACTCTTTTGAGGGATTTGGTATTTTATCCTTGACTGATGTGACCATGGATCGCGCCATATCAGACCTTAAGACCATCTTGCTCGGGAATACAGATGGGGAGTTTTCCAAAACCCTCGATATCCAGCGTATTTTCAGAAATATGTTTAATTTGGATTTTCTACGTGTGGGCTTTACCGCTTTTGATAGTTATGATGGCAATTTTGAATCCATGTTTCATGAATCTGCAGATAGCTTTATTCTGGGAGAGTCCGTAGAAAAAAGATGTGACGATGTGCTTTGCCACCATAGTTATTCTACTTTAATAGAAGAGAAAAAACCTCTGGTCATTACAGATGTTGAAAACTACGCAAAACAATTAAATAATAAGCATCTAACAAATCAACTTGCTAACCAGAAGGCTAAAAGTGCCATCCTTTATCCCATTGTAGATCATAATACCCTAATAGGTGTACTTGAGGTAATCAGTCGTCAAAAATTTGCTCTTAATTCGTTTAACGTTAGGAAGATAGATAGTGTCGCTCAATACATTACGGCAGCACTCATACGCACTGAGCAAGAATACCAGAATAGGGTTAAAGCCCTCATCCAGACTGAATGTACCTCGATCCATTCAAGCGTACAGTGGAAATTTGCAAGAGAGGCCAGGCGCATTCTTAAAATTAGAACACGCACGGGAAGGTTTGAACCTTTTAAGGATATTAGATTTCCTGATGTTCACCCGCTGTATGGTCAGATTGACATTGTAGGCAGCAGTGATGCGCGCAATGAATCTATTAAACAGGATCTGGTAGATCAGTTGAGCTATGTTTGTGAGATTTTCGCTTCCGCGAAAGCGATAGAACCACTACCCATCTACGACCAGATTTCCTACCGCGTTTTTGAATATCAGAAAGAACTGGCTGATGGTCAGATCAATGCAGATTCAGAACGTGAAATCATCAAACTTCTTACGGAAGAAATCAATCCAGTTGTAAAACACTTGGAAAATCTCTCTAGTGAGCTGAAGGAGATGGTGCAGCATTATAAACAGAAAATCGATCCTACAAGTGGGGTTATCTACAGCTCAAGAACTATCTACGATGATACAGTCCAAGAAATCAATGAATCGCTCTCAAATTTTATAGATAGAAAACAGCTTGAGGCTCAAGAAATATGTCCGCACTATTTCGAGCGTTTCAAGACTGATGGTGTAGAGCACAATATTTATGTGGGAGCGAGTATTGCTCCTAAAGTAGATTTCAACGTGGTCTACTTATACAATTTAAGATTGTGGCAGCTTAAGACAATGATCGAGATGGAGAACAAGTTTTACTCTCTTCAAAAAGATCGTAAAAACCTCATTCAGGCAGCTTCCATGATCCTCGTATTTGACAATACGCTGAGCATCAGATATAGAATTGATGAGAAGCGATTTGATGTAGATGGTACTTATAATGCTCGTTACGAAGTCATCAAAAAACGCATCGATAAAGCTCATATCAAAGGAACCGATGAACGCGTTACCCAGAAGGGGAAAATTGCAATCGTCTATACAAACAAAGAAACAGAGCGTGAGTATCAAAGATATATCAGCTTCTTGCAACATAATAAGATGATCAGCAACGAGGTGGAATCTCTCGAGCTTGAAGATGTTCAAGGAGTCATAGGTCTCAAGGCACTTCGCGTGAAAGTACTTTATCACATCACTGACCATCATGAAGATTATGATGGTGACGCAATTACTTATGATACAATGATTGATCAACTCAACATTCCAGAATTAAACCAGTAG
- the glmM gene encoding phosphoglucosamine mutase, whose product MTLIKSISGIRGTIGGEPGDNLTPLDAVKFASAYAKWLKNASGKINPVVVIGRDARLSGSMIQSLVQNTLVGMGCDIIDLGLSTTPTVEIAVPKENADGGIILTASHNPKQWNALKLLNNKGEFLDGVEGQKILDTAEAEDFDYVEVDDLGKVTKIDDYIQKHISDVLAMPITDNESIKNAGFKVVVDGVNSTGGIAIPQLCRELGVEVVELYCDPTGHFPHNPEPLKEHLTDLSDAVKKHKADFGITVDPDVDRLAFMDENGEMFGEEYTLVACADYILGLKKGNTVSNLSSSRALRDVTEKHGGEYHAAAVGEVNVVQKMKDVNAVIGGEGNGGIIYPDSHYGRDALVGVAMFLSLLSRKRIKVSELRASYPAYFMSKNKVQLVKGMPVDDILKKIEEKYASEELTTIDGVKIDFADEWVHLRKSNTEPIIRVYTEADSQEKADDLGERFVGELNEIAEQFK is encoded by the coding sequence ATGACGCTTATAAAATCTATTTCAGGAATACGTGGAACCATAGGAGGAGAACCTGGAGATAACCTAACACCTCTTGACGCGGTAAAGTTTGCCAGTGCCTACGCAAAATGGCTTAAGAATGCGAGTGGTAAAATCAATCCTGTAGTCGTGATAGGGCGTGATGCGCGGTTAAGTGGAAGCATGATTCAGTCGCTGGTTCAGAATACCTTGGTGGGAATGGGTTGCGATATTATAGATCTCGGCTTGAGCACAACGCCTACCGTAGAAATCGCAGTACCTAAAGAGAATGCAGACGGTGGAATCATCTTAACAGCAAGCCACAATCCCAAGCAATGGAATGCCCTGAAATTATTGAACAACAAAGGAGAATTCCTAGATGGTGTAGAAGGACAAAAGATCCTGGATACCGCTGAGGCAGAAGACTTTGATTATGTAGAAGTAGATGATTTGGGCAAAGTGACTAAAATTGATGATTACATTCAAAAGCATATCAGCGATGTGCTCGCAATGCCTATTACAGATAATGAAAGCATCAAGAACGCTGGATTCAAAGTGGTCGTGGACGGTGTGAATTCTACCGGAGGCATCGCGATACCACAACTTTGTAGAGAGCTAGGCGTTGAAGTTGTTGAGCTTTACTGCGATCCTACTGGACATTTTCCACATAATCCAGAACCCTTAAAAGAACACCTAACCGATTTGTCAGATGCTGTAAAAAAGCACAAGGCCGACTTCGGTATTACGGTGGATCCCGATGTAGACCGACTAGCCTTCATGGATGAAAATGGAGAGATGTTTGGGGAGGAATACACGCTGGTTGCCTGTGCTGACTATATTCTGGGACTCAAGAAAGGAAATACGGTAAGCAATTTATCTTCTTCCCGCGCTTTACGTGATGTGACTGAAAAGCATGGCGGTGAATATCATGCCGCGGCGGTAGGTGAGGTGAATGTCGTTCAAAAAATGAAAGACGTCAATGCCGTTATAGGTGGAGAAGGTAACGGAGGAATTATTTACCCAGATTCTCATTACGGTCGTGATGCGCTGGTGGGAGTAGCGATGTTTTTATCCTTGCTTTCGCGAAAGCGTATAAAAGTAAGTGAGCTTAGAGCAAGTTATCCGGCTTATTTTATGAGTAAGAATAAGGTGCAACTCGTGAAGGGGATGCCGGTAGATGATATCTTGAAAAAGATTGAGGAAAAATACGCTTCTGAAGAGTTGACAACTATCGATGGTGTAAAAATTGACTTCGCTGATGAGTGGGTTCACCTGCGCAAGAGCAATACAGAGCCTATAATTAGAGTATATACAGAGGCAGATTCACAAGAAAAAGCAGATGATTTAGGTGAGCGTTTTGTGGGTGAACTCAATGAGATCGCTGAGCAATTCAAATAA
- a CDS encoding TlpA disulfide reductase family protein — translation MRYLLSCLTVLLFISCNSKQEEKYAVSGTAPGVLNGIRAYYNVMDERGQLTAIDTSIIMDEKFVFDIKENLESPELRVLKIDGIDSNLLFITSPEGVEISVDKDSIANSTVKGGPINDAMTEYQTEKTNFQAFVKDLSSKRNQAMQDQDRDAFNQYNADYQKGLNNYKQILEKLQRKNEINLVGTMTLGELINMKVYDEKIAREQYNKLEKNVQNLPMSQQIDAYLKRIESVAVGQKAPLFEGHNPDGEVIKLEEIMGKVTLIDFWASWCKPCRAENPNVVAAYEKYHDKGFNILSVSLDQKTGRESWIKAIEDDKMTWNHISRLQYFGPLAKLYNVNAIPATFLLDENGVIIDKNLRGQALHNRLEDLLGEGQSQGAM, via the coding sequence ATGCGTTACCTCTTATCCTGTCTTACCGTTTTGTTATTCATATCATGTAATTCAAAACAAGAAGAAAAGTATGCTGTATCTGGTACTGCTCCAGGAGTTCTCAATGGTATAAGGGCTTATTACAACGTTATGGATGAGCGTGGTCAACTTACTGCCATAGATACCAGTATTATCATGGATGAAAAATTTGTATTTGACATCAAGGAAAATCTGGAATCTCCTGAGTTGAGAGTGCTCAAGATAGATGGTATCGACTCTAATCTCTTATTCATAACCTCTCCTGAGGGTGTTGAGATCAGTGTAGACAAAGACAGTATTGCAAACAGTACGGTTAAGGGTGGACCCATTAATGATGCCATGACTGAGTATCAAACTGAGAAAACAAATTTCCAGGCATTTGTTAAAGATCTGTCCTCTAAGCGCAATCAAGCCATGCAAGATCAAGACAGAGATGCGTTCAATCAATATAATGCAGACTACCAGAAAGGCCTCAATAATTATAAGCAAATCCTTGAGAAACTTCAACGCAAGAATGAAATTAATCTGGTAGGCACAATGACTCTAGGAGAGCTCATCAACATGAAGGTTTATGATGAAAAGATTGCGCGTGAACAATATAACAAACTGGAAAAAAATGTGCAAAACCTGCCCATGAGCCAGCAAATAGATGCCTACCTTAAAAGAATCGAGTCTGTTGCAGTAGGTCAAAAAGCACCTTTATTTGAAGGTCATAATCCTGATGGTGAGGTCATAAAACTTGAAGAGATAATGGGGAAAGTGACCCTTATCGATTTTTGGGCGAGCTGGTGCAAGCCTTGTAGAGCAGAAAATCCTAACGTGGTTGCAGCTTATGAGAAGTATCACGATAAAGGGTTCAATATCCTAAGTGTTTCCCTAGATCAGAAAACGGGAAGAGAATCGTGGATAAAAGCGATAGAAGACGATAAAATGACCTGGAACCACATTTCTAGATTGCAGTATTTTGGACCTTTGGCAAAATTATATAACGTAAATGCCATCCCAGCAACATTCTTGTTGGATGAAAATGGAGTAATCATTGATAAAAACCTGCGAGGTCAGGCGCTTCATAATCGATTGGAAGACCTATTAGGAGAAGGTCAGTCTCAAGGAGCTATGTAA
- a CDS encoding endonuclease domain-containing protein, with the protein MSKKIHSKSILKNHRRELRKNATPAERYLWTHLKNKQAFGLRFQRQHSIDNYIVDFYCASIKLIIELDGDYHHHPEQIDKDAKRDEKLEKLGFKVLRFENKMAFENLDSIIGWIKEVKDELLE; encoded by the coding sequence ATGTCAAAAAAAATACACAGTAAATCGATTCTCAAAAATCACAGACGTGAACTGCGAAAAAATGCTACTCCAGCAGAACGTTACCTTTGGACTCATTTGAAAAATAAACAAGCTTTTGGACTAAGATTTCAACGACAGCATTCTATAGATAATTACATCGTGGATTTTTATTGTGCCTCAATAAAACTCATCATTGAACTTGATGGCGATTATCACCACCATCCAGAGCAAATAGATAAAGATGCTAAGAGAGATGAAAAACTAGAAAAGTTGGGCTTCAAAGTCTTGAGATTTGAAAACAAAATGGCATTTGAAAACCTTGATAGCATTATCGGCTGGATCAAGGAGGTAAAGGATGAGCTTTTGGAATAG